The stretch of DNA TATTGCAAGTTGTGTTTTCATATTAAACTCCTGTGTCTAATTGACAAACACtaagacacaaacatacacacacaggctttaCAAGCCTTTGACTTTGTTTTCCAGCTTCACCCGTACAATACGTGACTTCAGAACATTGAGATGACCCATCCATTTAGGATGTTTGGGTTTAAGAGCTGCTGGCACCGGCTACATCTGGTCTGCTGGGAAgccgaaagaaaaaaaacagccattaAAGACGGGTATGTTTATGTATGGGTGACAGACTGCTGACACAAGGCCATTTCTCTTCCATGTGTGAACTAAAACGTCTTAGGACTTACTCTGTTccgcctgctgctgctggctccGGTCCCAGCAGAAAACTATTCATTCTTGAATGAAAGAAACAAATAGAGTGGTCGTTAGAGCAGAATTTATTGTTGTACGGTGTTGTAATGCACTGGTATTTTGCAAATTTGAGGACACATGCAAATTATGATTCCATGTACAATTAATCAGCCAGAGATTAGAGAGTGAATTCTACAGTGTTGTTCCAACATTTATTTACAGGGTAATAGATCACTCTGCAATAAGGACTGGctcatttattttactgtaataaatgaGATGGAAGTGATGCATTTAGCATCTTTTCCCCTGTGTTCTTCCTGTAATTGCAACCATAGTCAAATCCAATTGGTCCTCATCCAGCAGAAGATCCCTGTGATATAAAAAGTGAGCCCATCTGATAAATGAGCGCTACAGCCAAGTATAAAACTTAGGTAGGGGCCTCTGCAGAGGGAAGTAAGAGGCACTAGAATCAATGCTTACTTTGAGTTCTCCGCTGCTTCCTTCAGTTCCTTGTCAAGTCTAGAGGTGAGCGTTCAAATGACAAGATGAATATAAAATCATTTAATAAGACAACTCAGGCATGGTGGGGGTGGTGCAGCGTTTGGAGGGACTCACTTAATGATGCACTCTGGGATCTGGATGCAATCCATTGGGATGAATTCCTGTAGTTCGTCCAAACTGTTCACATACTTAATCTTACTGCTAAACTTGGTGCTgtgacaggacacacacacacacacacacacacacacacacacacacacacacacacacacacacacacacacacacacacacacacacacacacacacacacacacacacacacacacacacacacacacacacacacacacacacacacacacaatgatagGGACATGAAAAGCACAGTGAAAGTAACCGGTTTGGCATCAGAGGAATGCAATTatagtctgtttttctttgtaaaaacaGACTAATGTAAACAAAACTTTACATTAGGCCAATCCACATGCAAATAAGAGTACAATTCTGCTGCCATGCTAGTGCTTCGGTGAGGCTTTACCTGGCAACAGcaatgctttgagctaaattTCAATTTATCccagcatgctaacatggtCAGAATGACTGCTGACATACTAGTGTTTAGCAGGTAtacaaaaactttatttagCGTTTTAGCATTCTAACTTTTGCTAATTAGTACTTATTACACATTAGCAAAATTGTTCAAATTCATCATCTGGTAACCAATATTGTCTATACGAGTCCAATACTTTTAGCTATTTCAGTGGTGGACTGAATTGACAAtccctaaaaataaaaaaggataatTTGTACCTGATGAAGGGCTTGGTGATGGCTAGAATGGTCCTAATAAACCATGACGGATGGAGAATAATGAAGGATTTCAAATTCTTCCTGAGtctgaagacaacacaatgagTCACATGTTACGTGTGTTAATGTCCATGTTGCATTTCACATTTATTCAGGGGAGTTATAAATCATCACAAGTCATGCTACTGTTATCTCTCACAAAGTCATTATCGCATAATGGTGTAAGTGAATGGAACAGACCTTCTGTCAATCATGTGATAGCATTTCTTTAGCCAACCAAGGCCAGGCATTCTTCTGTGGGGTGTGGCTCCATTCAGGTACACAATCATGTAGTCCTCTGCCACCATGAGCTCCAGTGTGCTGATCACATAGCTGAAAGCACACAGAGACTTAAATGCTTGATGAACTTGATTtctaaaagataatttttttttccctgaagTAAGAAAAATATAATTGACCCAAAAATTGTACACTGTACTACTCTCCACTTACCCTTTATAAGCCAAAATTCAACAATATAGTGTAAAGTACCATGCTAGCACTTTACATTAGCATAGTGCATTGAGCTAATTACTAACaccagcatgctaacatgcccATATAACAATTGTATATAATTTTGACCATGTTAACAATTAGCTGATTAGTACTAAGAATTCATCATAAGGGagacatgaatgtctgtacaaaattgcatggcaatccatccaatagttgtagtattgtcttgctttgccagaccttcctccacagtgctccaaaggagggtctgactagtccacacagcattccggtaCGGGAGAAagacgtgctctggtttattggcatttttttaaaccaatcactatCGTCCTGGGTGGAGAGAGCCACGGTGCCACTGAAAAATAGCctagggaaggaacttgttttggttgaaaatgtctacatttaaaagttgttttagttgtgcaagagaactctgattggacaaatagtctagtTAGCTATCTGGATtcaccttgcagagatctgaggagcagttgccatagtcctcataaatcaacgccgtggatatagactactagTTGTggaaatatttcagtctggatcaaAGTGGTGGATCACGCAATAGAGCGGCATTGCTATCCCTAGCGCAGATCTACTAGCATGCTTAaaaattggagagaaaaaaaacactaatttcattttcattgtttaaaTATGGTATTCGACTGTGGAAGTACAGTGACAATTCTGACAAATAAGGCAAAACCATTAGGAGTATATTATACTTAAGTTATTATAATGTAGATTAAAATAATTAGCCAAAGCAAACATGACATCAAAATTATAATGTTACAGTAATTCGTTACACTTTACTGGAAGGAATCTACATacgagtgacatgacactgtcataaagGTTTATGACATAACACTGTTACACATAAGTGTCATTTGATTTtatcatgacaagttatggttagggtttaTGTGTCATGAATGtcgtgttcatgacagtgtcatgtcactcctatgtagataccttcaagtattACCCAATCCTTTATGCCCTCATGCCTTTTACAAAAACTATCCCATTTGCCACACTGTGTCAGTCGTGTATTCCAATCAGCAAAATTCCAGAtaccaaaagaaaaataacatcaCTTAAGTCTTTATCACATATGTCAAAAAGGCGAAATGCAAGAACTGCAGAACCATGTTTTGTTAGTCCAAGTATCTCTCATATAAAGTAACAGGAGACATATACCATCTTGCTATGATCCTATGATGTCAGCTATGAGAAATTGGTATAAATGTTGCTTCATGGATGAGCTGTTTTgctttgaatttcttttttccatCTGCTGCATCCACCTCAGCAGCTTAAATCAGACTTCTACCTTTATTACACCCAATACTctgaaaccaaataaaaccaaGCTCTTTCTCATTTCTCTCCTCAATCCACCCTACCTTCTCTACTTCTTCTCAGTCAGCAGGGACCTTTTGTCATCTCCCTTGAAAATGGTTGGCAATATCCTCAGCTGACAGTCCTCTCTAGTTTCCTCAATAACTCCTCTAACTTCAATGAATTTGGGCACTCTGACTCTCCTCCCCTTCAGATCCAATGTCATTCTCCAGCTTACAATTCAACCCTGCTGATCCACTTCGTTTCGTGCATCGTGACTATGTGATCATCTCCCACTGACATCAAGCTGCATACCATTCACGTCCCAGTTATAGTTAACTAACTACATTGCAAGGATTCAGACCTCAAGCCATCTGGCATCAGAAAGTACACACACTGCGGTTTACCCCCTTTCATTGCTATCCAAAACTCTCCGATATGCCAGCTTACCCAATATCTTTCACAAAACAGCCTGTGGGATCCCAATCACTGTCCAAACATGAAATGCAACAGTGCCAAAACCACAAGAGAAGACATCAACATCGGAGGTCTCCACAAACAAACTTTAGGAGTTTTTTCCTTGTGCAGAAGGACTTTGGTTGATTTAAAGAATTAAATAGCATCCTAAACATGCTAAATACtatttatagaaaataaaatgtatcttttgAGTGAGGTCTTTTTGTTGAAATTCAAAAAGGACGGCATCATATAAATAATAGAACAAGAGAGATGTCATTGATAGAGTCTTTAGCAATGCTATCAGCTCTGTGAGAGCCACCATCACAGCTTAGCATGTAAACATTTGCCAATTTACAATTATAACATTTTCAGCTGAGGTTGATGGAAGTGTCTTGGTCACTGTCATGGCTCTGtcctctgggaaccatgaatgacTACAGCATTTCACTGAAATACAACAAACAggttttagccatgctagctgcATGGCTCTaggtgtgcgtttgtgtgtgtgtgtgtgtgtaaaactcACAGGAAAAGGTTCTCCATTATTTCATGGTAGTCCTCTCTGTCGCTGTCTGGCAGGAAACAGGCAGCAAACACTATAATGGCATTCGCCCCGTTGCCATAGTAGCCTTgataaaaacacatacaaataacAGTTAACTTGACCTTGTTCCATTGTTGGTGAGAGCTTAGCCTTAATAAGCATAGTTATAATTTGATTGTTCccttattttcctctttttttgttcaatttatcTCCCAATGTGTCTTTTGTCTGAGTGTCTATCTGTCCTGTTTCCTCTCACTACTTTTCAGATTAATGTAATTTCCTTCTATTCACCAACCCATTCATCACCAGATTTGGTGTCACTCAGACAGAGGGCCTTTTATCTAAATGACAGAGCTTGTGATATTTTCAGTGACAGACATCTCTGTTTCCATGGGCCGTCTGTGTTTCTCTTAAGCCTGCAGCACAGTGGGAAGAAAATGCACTCACTGCTATGGTTAGGGATCAGATTTCCACCAATAATTGTAATATGGCCAGTGATTACTAAAAGGCACAGGCTTACCGGGATGGCCCTGGGGTTTTCAAGGGCCCcccagagaggaaagagagaaatgggGCCCCTGCCTGTGAAAGTAATATCGCATGACTCTGTGTCCAACCTCAATTTAAGACCCAGGTCCCCCAGCAGTCTTAATGAAGCTGCATAGATGGTAACTGActaaagggggaaaaaacaacttaaGCTGTATGAGTACAGGTTGGGCGACCATGAGAAAAGCTTAAATGCTTGCTGGCAAAGACTCTGGAACTCTACTATAGAGATATCACTATTCTTTTAATAGACGTTCCCTCATTCTGTGTTTTGTAGAGCTCAATCAATAAGTTGGAAAATGCCAGaaatgttttggttttagtTTCTACAATGACTTTTCTTCCTTAACATTTCACAGACTGATACATAGAGAAAGATTACTGACAGAttatgataatgaaaataattgttagtgtTTAAACTATGGTTGTGGAGAGTGCTTACATTACCACACATCATTTTCATACCATTCAGTGACACCTAATGTCATGTATTGAAGTAACTGCACCCGTTTCTTCACTTATTGTTTTCCCTTTAATTTGTCACTTGTCTATACACACAAGAGTGTTGTATGGGACAGCAGCAGTCACATTACAGGGTAATAATTGTCTATGTATGTGGCCACTTTGACAATTTTCAAGTTGAATCCTAATTGCTGTAATGTGCAGAGGACGTGTGAAAAATTCTGTTTGTGGAGAGTTCCCTCCCTGATGGCCGCTGAACGAAGATATACTCATCTGGCTTCAATTACAGTCAgtattccatctttttttttgggttggCCCACCTCCAAAATTAAGATGAAGCATTTCCAAAATGAGACATTCTGCCATCTTGTTAGCTGAGAAGTGACAGTTGCCAGATTGAAAACAATAGCTGATTGTAATACGGTAGACCAGGGAAGACTTTTTATTAATATGCTGTTACTTCTGTAATCAGATATTCAGGTCAGCTGTAAActgaaacagaaaatgtttactgTGCTAACAACAATAAGGATCCCCATATTAAATCTGCTAAATAGATGCTGTCAGTTCAGTGACTTGTGATTAATTTATTGCAAAATGTGCAATGAAATTGGTGGTATGAAATTGGTCTAAAAGCTTTCCCTAATAATGGCAGTATACCAAGAATATGTAATGTGCTATGTAAATACCTGCATTATTAATGCACTAGCCCCACTAACCTTATACTTCTCTTGTGTTCttctaaaaaaatatttcttgtTTAATGTATAACGTGTACATGTGTAACAATTTGTTCCACCTTTACTTCAAAGAGCATTGTCCTTGACTGCATGAGCTTGGACTGGAAAATAAGCCGTGAATAAAAACtgattaaatcttttttaaccaaaaatgCAAAAGAGTAGGAGGTCTCAGGTCTTCCTCTCAGGATGTGTAGAACCCCAGCAACCTTTAGACAATGTTTAGAGAGAGTTTAGTGAATAAGTCAAATGTGATTCTAAAAAGTGAGGCGGACATGTTCCCCCCATATACCCAATAGGTATGCAAGTGTTGCAAGATGTGAACCATTACATTTTCTTATCCAGTATTGagtatatttgaaaaatatttgcTTCTGCAAGTACAGGTAGATGGACATAACATCCATATTTACAATGGTAAAAAATAGTTCTAATAGTCACCTCCATGGGAGATGACTCTCATGTAGGACTCAATGATCTTCATGTTGATGCGGTGCTCCTGCTCCCCAATGACGACCGTCCTCCATAGTTTGCCGTCCTGGCGCTCCTCTTCAGCGCTATATGTCGGGATTGGATTGTAAGGCTCACTTGTTCCGCTCCTATTGGTTGCATTGGGGTCTGATATGAGAAAGGACCTATTACTGTGTGATatgcacaggtgttactaacaTCATTAGGGATGTCTCAGTAAGCTATGACAGTGTGACATTTAACcaacatgcacaataccaggcaCCTGAAACTAAAGTAGCTAAATGGATTTCAGCCATCAAAAATTGGATTATTCACACCCAtccttttcctactgtgacatgtcaaaatgggaaaagaGACAAATCCATAGTTAACCTTGGTGGTTTTGGAGAATtataaaatttaaaagttataaagtgtgatagaaaagaaaagaaaaaaagaaaaaatcgtGAAAGCTCAAACAAAAGACTTTTTTGGGAGTTGTATAGCTAGCTAGTCTCATATACAAAATGAGACTAGCTAGAGtctttttggttttaaattCTATACATCAACATGTTGGCACATCTCGCCTCCTTCAGCATCATGATGATTCAAGGTGGTTTCTATTCTGAATGACCCACCTTCCCAGTCCATTTCATGGTCCGTGTAGTCAAGGTAATCCCCCTCATCGGGAGTGTCGAGGTCGTCAACGTTAATGTCGAGATCATCTGGCGTCTCCCCCAAGTCATCCTCGCTCTGGTCCAGTGACAGGCTGATTCGAGGGGCTGATAGCTTTTTTCTTTGGGTGGGACCTCCTTGCAGGGGTAGAGAGGTAGGAGGgactacagaaaaaaaacatttaaaacagtgATTCATTTGCCTCATGGCTGTGTTTTAGATATCAGAAATAATTTTCTTTACAATTCTTTTGAATGACAGTTTGCTTTGAATCGGAGCATTGGTTGACTCCTACTCACCGGGTCTACCTTCGCCCCCGTCAGAGTTCATTTTATTCTCTGATGCCAGGTCCATCCCAAGGAGGACCTATTAGAAGATGATTACAGTTATTAAGTTGACTCTTATGATACAACAAACCTGGAGAGTATCCAGACTATTGAGTAATGCATCGTCTGGGGTTCCTCTGATCTGAATCTTGATATGGTTTATTGAGTGGGGAAGGCCAGTTAATTAAAATCGCAACTTGTGCCAAATTTTAAAAAGACCAGTA from Etheostoma spectabile isolate EspeVRDwgs_2016 chromosome 16, UIUC_Espe_1.0, whole genome shotgun sequence encodes:
- the prune2 gene encoding protein prune homolog 2 isoform X1, whose product is MDLASENKMNSDGGEGRPVPPTSLPLQGGPTQRKKLSAPRISLSLDQSEDDLGETPDDLDINVDDLDTPDEGDYLDYTDHEMDWEDPNATNRSGTSEPYNPIPTYSAEEERQDGKLWRTVVIGEQEHRINMKIIESYMRVISHGGYYGNGANAIIVFAACFLPDSDREDYHEIMENLFLYVISTLELMVAEDYMIVYLNGATPHRRMPGLGWLKKCYHMIDRRLRKNLKSFIILHPSWFIRTILAITKPFISTKFSSKIKYVNSLDELQEFIPMDCIQIPECIIKLDKELKEAAENSKMNSFLLGPEPAAAGGTDRPDVAGASSS
- the prune2 gene encoding protein prune homolog 2 isoform X2, with product MDLASENKMNSDGGEGRPVPPTSLPLQGGPTQRKKLSAPRISLSLDQSEDDLGETPDDLDINVDDLDTPDEGDYLDYTDHEMDWEDPNATNRSGTSEPYNPIPTYSAEEERQDGKLWRTVVIGEQEHRINMKIIESYMRVISHGGYYGNGANAIIVFAACFLPDSDREDYHEIMENLFLYVISTLELMVAEDYMIVYLNGATPHRRMPGLGWLKKCYHMIDRRLRKNLKSFIILHPSWFIRTILAITKPFISTKFSSKIKYVNSLDELQEFIPMDCIQIPECIIKLDKELKEAAENSKMNSFLLGPEPAAAGGTEPDVAGASSS